AAACTTAGAATTACCAAATCATAGTTCAAATAGCCATGAAAAGCTTTGATGTTATCTTTTGGAATTCTTTTGAGAGCGTTACCATCATCTCCTCTAAGCGGGAAATTATCTACATAAACGCCGTTGCCGGATTCGAGGCTTACTCCATAAAGTGCAGCCTGATTGTCTTTGTCAGCAGTAAGTTTGAATGATTTTGAACCTTTGTAGGTAATGTCAGTGACATTTACACCTTTTCCGGATTTGAATGGAGCTGAATTTTCGCCACCTTTATCAAATTCGTATTTGAAATTACCTGAACCTTCTGTGTAGAATACTCTCACTTTGTCGAAAGTTCTTACAGTTTTATATTTCCAGGTTGTTTCATACTTTACCCAGCTTCCGCTTTTTGGAACAAAGACTCCACCGGAAATACCTGCGCCTCTTTTAGGGTTGCCGTTGATTACGAGCTGTGAGTCCCAGTTTCCCGAAAAATCAAGTTTCGTGGTTGCTCTGTATGCTTTATCCTGAGTAGTAATTGCAACAAAACCGACACCGGTTCCGCCGAATTTCTCCTGAAGTGCTTCGCGGAAATCTGCACAAATATTGTCACCTTCAATGGCTGAATCTCCAAAATAAGCAATTCTTACAGTACCGCTTTTTGAGCCCTTTAAAGCAGAGGCAAATCCTTTAAGCTGGGATGTGTTTCCCGAAATGGGTACTTTCGATTGTAAATCACCCTCAATTCTAAGCTCAGAACTGTAATTCTCGACACTTAAAACATCGTTGTTCACGAGTACGCCATAAGCATCAGCGAGCCCTCTGAAATAGTTGTATTCATCAATTCTTTGAGTTATCTCGTCAGCTTTTACATCCGAAAGAACATCCACTTTCTTGGTTGTAAAAGGACCGATTTCGATTCCTTCGGGGATGTAAGTAAAACCGTACATGGTAATAGCGGCGATTGCCAACAGGAGGAAAGACCGAAATCCGGCAAATTTGTTTGACATGTTATTCTCCATATTAAATTGTTTTCGGTTAACGAAAAATGAGGTCTGATTTAAATACAAATTTAATAAATTATTCCGATAAATCGCATTATATTAGCAAACAAGATTGCAAAATAATCCATTAAAAGTCATGAAATCAAAAACTTCGCTTCTAATTTGTACTATCGTATTACTTTTAAGTTCCCTCGGCTTTGCCCAATCGACGGTTTACCGTGTTACATTCGATGAGGAAATCTCACTTTCTCTCGTTCCCTACCTAAAAAGGGCACTTGAACTGGCAACAAAAGAGAAGGCAGATGCTCTGATAGTCGAGATAAACACCTTTGGCGGCAGAGTTGACGCTGCCACGCAACTGAAAGACCTGCTGATTGATGCAAAAATTCCTACCCTGGCTTTTGTTAATAAGAGAGCCATTTCTGCGGGTGCACTCATTACCCTCTCCTGCAAAAAAATTGCCATGGCACCCGGAAGCACGATGGGAGCCGCGACGGTGGTTGACCAGGAGGGTAAAAAAGGATCTGAAAAATATCAGTCGTATATGCGGGCTGAGATGAGATCTACGGCACAAAAAAACGGCAGAAATCCTAAAATTGCTGAGGGCATGGTCGACGAAAGAATTGTAATACCCGGGCTGGTGGATTCCACACAACTGGTCTCGCTCGATGATGTCGAGGCAGTGAACCTGAAAATGGCTGACACAATAGTCGGTTCGGCAAAAGCTGCGGCAGAGGCTTTTGGTTACTCCAATCCCCTGATCATCGATGTGAAAACCAACTGGGCTGAAGAATTCGTACGATTTTTGAACAACCCGATAATCGCCTCCCTGCTTATAATGCTCGGACTCGCGGGTATATATACTGAAATCAAAACTCCCGGATTCGGTGTGCCGGGTATTCTTGGCATTGTATTTCTCACTCTGTTTTTTGGATCTTCTCTAATTCTTGATCTGGCTTCATGGTTCGAAGTGGTGCTTTTTATCTTGGGCCTTGCAGCTATTCTGGTTGAAATATTTCTGATTCCCGGATTTGGAGTTGCCGGTGTGGTCGGTATTCTCCTTATGATCGCTTCCCTCTTCTTTTCCCTGGTTAATACCGAAGGATATTTCGACTCTTCCCTTATTCAGATGGCTATTATTCAATTGGGGTCGGCAATTTTTGGATTCTTTTTCCTCGGATTTCTTGCTTACAAGTTCCTTCCAAACACCAGGACATTCAAGGCTTTCGTACTGGATACAGAATCGGGTTCAAAAACCGGCTTTACTTCTGCTCCTGATTATTCCGGACTCGTTGGAAAGGAAGGTACAGCGCTTACTGTCCTGAGACCTGCAGGCACAGCTTTGATTGAGGAAAAGAGGTACGATGTTGTAACTCAGGGAGATTATATCGAAAAGGACTCACCCCTCAAAGTAATTATGGTGGAGGGTGTAAGAATAGTGGTTCAGAAACGGATGTAAAAAAAAAGGCTGCCGGATAATCGATATCGGGGCAGCCTCTTAAGAATAACTTACTCAGTTGAGATTATTTAATTTTCTCAACTATGTTCACGATGAGTGATTTTTTAACACTCGTGAATGGAATCTTTTTACCTGTTTTGTCGGGTATCTCACCGCTGAAAGCGATTTCCTCAACAAGATTTGTTCTTGACTTCTGAAGTTTGCCTTCTTTATCATTGTAGTAAACCTTGCCGCCACCGGTAATCAAGCTTTTATCAACTTTGATTCCCTGCTGTGCGAGTTCGGGATTAAATTCATACGATGCATCATATCCTGCATCAATTATGGAAATGTCGCTACCGTTGAATTTACCTTTTTCTTTAAGCGTGTAAAGCTGTGTAGCATTCAACTGGTACATCCTGCTGGGATCTGCAACGGGTGGTTTTTTGTCACTATAGGTCTCATTGGCTTTAAGGCTGCCATTCGAAAAGTTTCTAAACACCTGAAGAATCATTCCCTTAAGATTCTCTGCAACTTCAGTGGTTGCCATTTCTCTCTGCTGTGCAGAAATTGAATCTTTACCATTTGTTTTTGGAAGTGCATTGTCAACAATTTTATCGACTTTGTAGACTTCGCGAATTGTCCCTTTTTTATCGATTCTTGCCATAAAAGAATTACCGGATAAAGCCTCATAGAAGCCAAAATCGATTCTGCTTGTGGAATCGAGTTTGTCACCCGTTTTATACTCTTTTACGGTACCGTTTAGATCTGATTTCACATATACGCTTCTGGTTGTTACTTCAACCTCTGCTATTGTATCTTTGTCAACATCCTTCACTTCAAAATCGATAATAAGTACATTTCTCTGATCAACTTTTTGCGAAATGACGGTATCAGCCTTCATATCCTGTGTAATTTTGTTGATAAAAGCCACTTTGTAAGTGAACTTATCTCCTTTTTCCAGTTTGTAACCGAAAGTTGTAACACCTTCTGCGGCTTTTACATCTTCCACTTTGAGATAATTGGTATCTATTTCTGTGGCACCCTGAACGGCTTCAGAACCTTTTTCTCCACATCCCGAAAGAATCACGACGGAAGACAGAACGAATATTGAAAACATTAGTTTTCTTAATAACATGTTGTTACCTTAAGTTAGTGTATAATAAATACTTGTTTCTAAGTTGCATGAACTGCTGCAGCTCCGGTTTGTAACCTTGAACAACAGCCTCCCACCCTGACTTTTCCAAAACTTCCCTGATCCCATTTTTCCCGGCTTTACCGCTGAATCCTTTTTCCCTGATTTCAAATTTTCCCGGATAAGCCTTTAACAAATGATCAAGGAGGAAAAAACCGAATTTCACAGACTCGAATTCAGGAGTTGTTTCTTTTATTCTTACCCCGTTGCATTTTTCATTCAAATACTTGGGCTTGGTCGCTGCAGCACTTTCACGGGGAGTAAATTCAACTGTTTCCACTTTTTTGATGCCGGGGAATCGTGAGATCGCTTCAGCCAGTTCGCCTGAATTTACAAATGGAGCTCCAAAGATCAGAAACGGATCCTCGGTTCCCCTCCCTTCCGAGAGATTCGTATTCTCAAGAAGACAGTTACCGGGATATACTTTTGCCGCAAGTACCGACCTTAGATTCGGTGACGGATTCAACCATTTCATGCCTGTAGAGTCAAATTCCGTCTCTCTGTAATAACCTTTCATCCTGACAACATCGACATCACACTTAATCTCTTTTCTCTTTAGAATATCATCCTTAAAAAAGAGTGCAAGTTCGCCGACGGTCATCCCATGCGCAATGGGCAATGCTGTTATACCGACAAATGAAAAAAGAGACTCGTCAACAATTGGACCATCCACATATGTGCACGCGATGATATTCGGTTGATCGATAACCAGCACCGGTATCCCTTTTTCACCACACGCTTCCATTACATAATAGAGGGTTGAAATGTATGTGTAGAATCTAACTCCGACATCCCTTATTGAGAAAAGCATGACATCAACCCCGGCGAGCATTTCAGAGGTTGGTTTTTTTGTCGCCCCATATAACGAATAAACCGGCAATCCCGTTTTTTCATCTTTGGAATCGTCTATTTTCTTTCCTGCAGCCGCATCACCACGGAAACCATGCTCAGGACCAAACACAGCAGTAATTTTGATCTTCTTATCGAAATGGAGAGCATCTACGAGATGTTTACCATCTGCCGTAATCGCAGAATGATTTGTTACCACTCCAACCCGTTTTCCTGCAATCTCCGGGACCTTCTCTTCAAGAAACACATCAACACCGTTTTTGAATTTCTCTTTTTCAGAAGCATTTAACGATGTATCTGATCCTGATTCTGTATTTCTTTGACATCCGAATAAAGTAAAAGGAAGGAGAAGAAAAAAAACAGCCACAGAAATCCTGATCAAAGCTTCTCCATAATTTTGTGCTTAGCCATAGCCCATGCTGCAAGTGTCATACCATCAAATATTTTTCCTTGGTAGACCATCGCTTCAAACATGGGAATGAGAATTTCCACTACCCTTAATTCCTCTGTATCGTCCGGGTTCTTCATGTCAGGGACAAGGTCTCTTGCAAAATAAACGAAACAGTTTTCGTTCGTCACACCGTTAAATGGACAGAATTTGCCGATTTTTGTCATTTTTTTTGCAGAAAAACCGGTTTCTTCCCTTAATTCGAGCATAGCAGTTTCCTCAGGTGTCGAACCTGTTTTAATTCCGCCACACGGAAACTCAAGAGAAAACCTCTTGTTCAAATAACGGTATTGTTCCACGAGAAGCAGGTTACCTTCGTCATTTACAGGAATGACCATTGAAGAGCCGTTAGTATCCACATAATAATATTTTCCTTTGAAACCCGTTGAGGGGATTACAAAATCATCAATGCGGTAATTCCAGAAAGGATTTCTGTGATACTCCCGGCTCTTAAGTTTTTTCCAGCGGGAAATTGGCATTAAAGAGGGTAGTTATTCAACCGTTCATCACGGGAAAAGAAATGAGAAATCTCTATAAGTGCATTTTCATCGCTGTCGGAACCGTGCACAGCATTTTCAGCTTTACCGCCGGCATATTTTTTTCTGATTGTGCCCTCTTCTGCTTGTGCAGGGTCTGTTGCTCCGATCAGTTTTCTGAAATCAGCCACTGCATTTTCTTTTTCGAGCATTAATGGAACACATGGTCCTGATGACATGAATTCAACCAGCTCACCGTAGAAAGGTCTCTCTTTGTGAACTTCGTAGAATCCTTTTGCTGAATCCGCGCTCATTCTTGTCATTTTCATCGCTTTTACTTTGAATCCGGCTTCGGTTATCATTGTGATAATTTGACCGATATAATTGTTTCTTACTGCATCAGGTTTAATGATTGCAAAAGTCAGATTGCTCAATATTTTCTCCTAAAATTTAGATTTATGCGTTAACTTTTTTCTTTGATTTGGCATCGAGTGCCTTTTTCATTGTGATACCAATCTCTGCGGGCGAATTTACAACTTTGATACCTGCTTTTTTCATCGCTTCCATCTTTTCGGCGGCAGTACCTTTACCTCCGGAGATAATTGCACCGGCATGTCCCATTCTTCTTCCGGGAGGTGCAGTCTGTCCGGCAATAAATCCTACGACAGGTTTTTTCACATTCTTTTTGATAAATTCGGCAGCCTCTTCTTCAGCGGATCCGCCGATCTCACCGATCATCACGATTCCCTCGGTTTCAGGATCTTCATTGAACAGTTTGATAATGTCAATGAATCTTGAACCAATGACGGGGTCTCCACCAATTCCGACACAGGTTGACTGTCCGATACCGAGATCACTTAATTGCTTTACGGCTTCATAAGTCAAAGTTCCTGAACGGGAAACAACACCAACATTACCCGGTTTATGGATGAAACCGGGCATAATTCCAATTTTCCCTTTCCCGGGGGAAATAACACCGGGGCAGTTTGGTCCGATCAGCACGATACCTTTTTGTCTGATCAGATGATAAACAGGAATCATATCAGCCGCAGGAATTCCTTCGGTAATGCATATGATCACTTTTATTCCTGCGTCTGCAGCTTCAAGTATTGCATCTGCAGCGAACGATGCAGGGACAAAAATCACAGAAGTGTTGGCTTTTGCAATATCCACTGCTTCCTGAACTGTATTGAATACGGGTATTCCCTCAAACTCAGTTCCACCTTTTCCGGGTGTTACTCCCGCAACCACTTTTGTCTTATATTCCACCATTTGTCTGGTGTGAAAAGATCCCTCTCCTCCCGTAATCCCTTGTACCACAAGGCGGGTTTTCTTGTCAACAAGAATGCTCATATTCGTATCCTTTATTCTGCAAAATTTTCAAAATAATCATGCAAGATAACTATTTGTAAAGAATTAATTTATCTGAAAAAAAAAGGCTGCCCGTTTTACCGGGCAGCCTTGGGTTCCAAAATATTTTTGGATTATTGCATCACTGCATTATTGGATTATTTCACGAGCATCATTTTTTTTGTGCTGCTGAATTTTCCTGCATCTATCTTGTAAATGTAGACGCCTGTAGGAAGTGCTGCAGCGTCAAAGCTGACTTCATATTCACCTGCGGTTTTTACCTCGTTGAGTATGGTTGCTACCATCTCTCCAGTAATCGAGTAAACCTTTATTGTGACAGGGCTTTCAGTTGGAATCGCAAATCTTATAATCGTCGAAGGATTAAAAGGATTCGGGTAATTCTGTGAAAGGTTGTATTCTACCGGTACTGTGGCACCTGTGGTCTTGACAGACATTGGTGAGTCGAGTGAGTAGAGTACTCCATTTTCTGTTCCCGCCCATACGATATTCGAAGAAGGTGTTGAGAATACCGAACCGGCACCGAGACCTGAGAGTCCCAGGTTAGTCCAAGTGCTTCCATTATCTGAGCTTCCAAAAATACCATTTGACCATGAAGCCGCATAAACATTGTTGTTTGCATCTGTCGTTACTCCATAAATGAATGCCTGTCCGACCGGTGTGGAGGTCCAGGTATTCCCGTTGTTTGTTGATCTGATGACACCGGCACCATATGTTCCGGCATAAATATTTCCATTTGGTGAAATTGCAAGTGCCCAAATGTGAGGGAAACCTGAGTTAAGATCTGTCCAGGCTGCTCCACCATTGGTTGACTTGATGATACCACCACCGAATGATCCGGCATATATGTTTCCGGAGGCATCTATTGCGAGTGCATGAATTGCAGTACTTAACACACCGGTATTCAATGATGTAAATGAGGCACCATGATCTGCTGATTTAAGTACTCCGAATCCCCATGTACCTGCATAAAGGTTGCCTGACTGATCAATCTTTATCGCCCTGACATCTTTGCCTGTGAGCGAAGTCAGCGACCATGAAGTTCCACCGTTGGTTGATTTGAACAATCCCTGTTCTGTTCCTGCATATATGGTTCCGGATGCATCCACTGCGATTGACCAAACATAGCCAACAGTCATCGTTGGATTGATTCTCTCAAATGTTGAGCCATTTTTCCTGTATATCTTTCCACCGATCGTGCCAACAAGCAGATTACCATTGTTGTCAGAGGTGATTGCCCAGATAAATTCGTTACTCATAAACTGACCCTGGGTTGTCCAGTTGCCGGTTCCTGATCCCGAACTTCCACCTGATCCGCCTGAGCCACCCGATCCACCAGTGTAGTTGAACAGGTGAACTGTAACAGAGGCATAGTCATCTTCTGTGTTGATACCATTGTTCGGTGTGGAATCAGGATCATACTGATCTGAATGAGTTATTTCAGCAATATTCATCACATTTGCATCTACAGGAATGTTACCTGTGAATCCGGTATTGTTCATCTGTCCCTGACCTGTGAAGTTCTTGCAGATCATCTGACCGTTAATAACACCGGTAACGAAGTTCATGTCTGCTTTTGGAGCAAGTATGGAACCCCGTATGTCAATTCCCTGTATGGTAACGCTTGTAGCCTGATGGAAATTGTAAAGTACATTGCTTATCGAAGTGCCGGTAACTGTAAGACCACCTCTCCAGCTTACACTGGTTCCGCTAATGTTTATGAGTACCACAGAACCGTTTGGCACATTGATTGCCATATTGTTTGCCTGTGAAAGCTGTGCACCGTCAACATTGAAGACATTAAGAAGTGGATGAGTTCCGTTCAGTTCCAAACCACCCCACTGGAAAGTTACATTTCCATTTGCAGGATAATTTGAGAGTGAGGTAGATAAATTCAAGAGATAAGAGGAAGCTGCTGCGAAATCGACAACACTTCCTTGTCTTAAAGAACCGTTGTTGATGCTTACTGCATTGATCGGAAGATTTGTTGAATGACCGTAAACAACATTTCCTGAATAGACAGCACCCGAAATGTAGGTAAGATCGTTACCTACTACAAGAACATCTTCGGTTCCGGGAGCAAATGTCAGTTTGTCACCAACACTGTACCCGGCAAAGTGTGCATTATGACCGACAGCAACTTTTCCTTCTGTATCGGATGAAGGCTGGAATGCATCATTCAATACAAACAGGTTGTAGCCAGTTGCAGGTCCAAGATTGAAATAGTTTGAGTTTAATGACTGAAGATTTACGGTTGTTGTCATTTGAAGGGTTGCAGAAGCTCCGTTTGCAAGGCTTCCTACCGTCCACACTCCTGTGTTGCTGTTGTAGCTTCCCTGTGATGCTGAAGCGGAATTGAAAGTCAAGCCCGAAGGAAGATGATCAGTTACTGCAACATTAGTTGCTCCGCTCAAACCATGATTGGTAACTGTAATGGTGAACGAGATAACATCACCGTGGTTACCACTTGTGGAAGAGGCGGTTTTTGAAATGCTTAAATCTGCTGATGAAACCCATGTAACACTTGCATTGGTTGTCACGGTTGTATTCACAGGAGTTGCCAAAACGATTTTTTGCTGATCGTTTGGTCTTGTTTTGTGAATGTAGCGGGTTCCCTGTGGAATTATATGATGTGCAGTGGCTGAAACAGTTGCGGTATTTTGTGAGCCCTGGGTAAGTATCAGATTGCTGACTGTTCCGGTTGCATCTGTAACTGCGGATGAGAAATTTAAACTTCCTGAAGTCGATGTAAAACCAACATTCACTCCCTGCATTGTCTGAAAGGATGCGTTATACGCTGTCAGGTTAAATACTGCATTCTGTCCAACAGGAATCGATTGTGTTCCGGGATTAAAAAGCAGAGTTGAGAGTATCGATCCGCTGTTCGAATTTGCATTCGCATCGGCAATAATGCTCAAAGCTCTGTTTTTGATTGTTGAATTTGTTACTGTACTTGCGTCAACTCCATCACTAAAGTGCCAGATTGCGATCTGAATTGCTGCAGCTTCAGTTGCCGTTGGAGTTCCTGTAAAAGGAGCATAATTATTTAAAATGTAGGAAATATACTGATTGGTTGGACCATCATCAGTATATTCGTTTGGGGAGGAAGTCGACCAGGTAGCAAGCCAATGCGAAATGTCGATGCAATAGAACTTGGCTGCAGTCCCGTTCAAGTCTCCGTTAAGAGTTCCTGCCCAGACATTCATTGTTGTCCCGATTGGGAACTGGAAACTGACATTTTGTCCTGTTCCGGTTCCAAAAACCCTTACAGTAGTGCCGGATGACATCACAGGTGGTGTGACCGGGACAACTGAAGGTTTGTTTGAGATTGAATCAGGTACCACTGCGAAAAGTTGTGATACTGTGATTGATAAAAACAGAATAAAAAGGTTGATTCTTTTCACTTTTTGACCTCATGTGATTAAAATTCGAATCACAATGTTCAAAAAGCGTGCCAAACTCTTATTTCACTTGTTATTACATGATTTAGTACGCGAAGGGGTTATGAAGCAATGTTTGATGTGTATTATTTTGAGATTAATGGATTTACGCTGAATCAAAATGGACAGCCGCGAAAAGAGGTCTGAGAGGTGTTAGCGGCAGGATTTATGCAGTTTTAAGTGTTTTATTAAATTTTGCTGATTTTAATGCCTCATTATGAGACATTATTGTAAAATAAACTCCAGAACATCACGGTTAAAATATTCCGGTTGTTCGAACTGGATAAAATGCCCTGTTTCGTCGTAAGTCTTTATCGTAAAATTAGAAATCCTGGAACGGAATGTTTCGATGATATCCTTAGGGGTCAACCAGGGATGGACGAATGTATTTGGAATCAGTTTGTCATGCTCGCCGAAGATTCCTAAAGCAGGAGTTCTAATTGCATCGAGCCGGTAAGGTACATCGGAATTAATTACCCCGAGAGCACTTCGTGCAATTATTGTGGCATGGAGCCGGAATTCAGATGAATTTCTTATCGCTGTACGGTCGTCGATCATGAATTGTGCGTCTAGAGGGAAGTTTTGGAAGTTAACCTTAACATTATTGGCTATCTGCTGTTCATTATTGGAGATTATCTTATCTGCATTCAAATAACTTTCAATCAGGAGCTTTTCATCATCCGAATAGGTTTCGGCTCCACCCGGAGCAACAAGAACCATTTTGTTAATCTTGTCGGAGTGATCAATCGCCAGTTTTAATGCTATAACACCTCCCATTGAATGTCCACATACTGTAAATTTATCATAGCCCAAAATTTTCATCAGTTCAATGATTACTGAAGCATAGTAGTCCATGGTTGCCGGATGGAGAATTTTGGAAGATTTACCATAACCGGGCAGGTCAACAGCAATGCAACGGAAGTGTTTTGAGAGGAAGTCCAGATTTTTATTCCAGGCTGGGATGTAACTGCCAAGACCGTGAAGGAATACGACGGGTTCGCCATCGCCCATGTCAGTATGGGCGATGACGGTTCCCGCTTCAATTTCGGTTTTCGTTATCTCAAACTTATAGTTGAGGTTTTCGAATTCCATTACTTTATGAAATCGAGTATGGCTTTATTGACTTCAGAGGCTTTTTCTATTATCAACATGTGTCCGCATTGATCGATTTCAACCAGCTTGCTGTTTGGAATTTTAGCAGCACCGGGTTTGAAGATATCTTCAGTGAATCCGGGATTAAGATACGGATTAGGGATAAGTCCATCCTGTTTTCCATAAACAATAAGTGTCGGCACAGTAATGTTTTGGAGCCTGTTCCAGGTGGGTTCGTCAAGCATCGCACCTACGCATTTCAGCACCGCATAAGTGAATTCCTTCATCTCAGTGGCTTTTGCGTTTCTGGCACGCTCCTCCACCATCCATTCCCATTTGTCATCCCAACTGTAAAAATTACTCGCCAGATTTCTTCTGATACCGTCTTCTGGGTTCAGGCGAACACCTTTGGGAGTCAGTGCGTTTCTAAGCCACTCCCCTTCCCCGTACTGGAATCGTTCAAAACCTGCCGGGGCAGCAAGAACGATGCTTTTAATCAATCCGGGGTATTTCAGGGCGAAAATCATCGAAATCTGCCCACCCATCGAGTGACCAACTAATGAAACATTTTTCAGTTTGAGAGTTTCGATCAATTTTTTGACCGTTTCAGCATAAAAACTGAGAGTATAAGGGTAATCACCTTTTTGTGATTTGCCGTAACCGGGAAGATCGACAACAATTACTCTGTGTTTTTTTGCCAGCTCGGGAGCAACATATCTCCAGAATCCGGCGTTGCTTGCCAAGCCGTGAATCAGAATCAATGTGTTGTCACCCGACCCAAGGTCAGCATAAGCCACAGACGGATTTTCGAGAACGGTCTTCGTTGGATATGAGTAATCGACATCCTGAAATTGAAGTGCCGGTGCATCTGTGTATTTAAAGCCCGCACATCCTGTAAAAAGGAAGAGTCCTGTAAGCGCAATTGCAAATATTTTTTTCATCGTTTCCTCCTTTAGAACATGAGCCAGCTAAGCGTTGTAAAAAATGTCCAAGGGTCTTTCGGTTTCTCTCCGGTATATGTCGAGAGCGGAGAATCGTAAAAATCACCTGTCATCATATAGGCTCCATGCACTCCGATTGTGAGAAAGACTTTGAGATTGTACTTCATTTCAAAGTTAATTTCACTCCCCATGAAGTTCCCGCCGCCTTTTAGACTGTTGTTCGAAAGAGCTGCAGCAAATCCGACTTTGCCGTAAAGTTTGTTAGGAATAAAATCTTTGTAAAAGTTGAGGAATCCCGCTGTGACACCAAGACCCATGTTGGAAATGTCGTGCACTGCCGAATAGTATCTGTTAACGACCTGAGGATCGGGGAAAAGAAGGAAGGCTCTGTGATTGGAATAGATTCCAACGGGTGAACCGTAAACATTTCCGGTAATTACAGATGAAAGAGTTCCATCAGCTACTCCGTTTGCATCTCCCGAAGTGTACAATGCCTCGAAAGAAACTTTATCGTTGGCTGTCATACCATATTTGTACTGAACTGATGCATTTGCAGAGAAGCCAAAAATATCTGATATTTTGCCATTGGAACTTCCAACAGTATCAAGGATACCAAAATTTGACATAAAGAATCCGTCGATCCACCAGCGGGAAGCTAAAAAGTCGCGGTTCCATGCGAAATGACCACCGAGCCAGCCAATGTGTCCCTCATATTTTTGATTTACACCGGGGAATTTTACTCTGGTTGCACCATTGTAATCAGCGAGAGCAGAGTTCAATCCTTGGCCAAGAATCGATATGCCACCACCGCCTTTGCCCTTATCATAAACATACCAGGCGTCTATTCCTGCTTCAA
This region of Bacteroidota bacterium genomic DNA includes:
- a CDS encoding choice-of-anchor A family protein; its protein translation is MKRINLFILFLSITVSQLFAVVPDSISNKPSVVPVTPPVMSSGTTVRVFGTGTGQNVSFQFPIGTTMNVWAGTLNGDLNGTAAKFYCIDISHWLATWSTSSPNEYTDDGPTNQYISYILNNYAPFTGTPTATEAAAIQIAIWHFSDGVDASTVTNSTIKNRALSIIADANANSNSGSILSTLLFNPGTQSIPVGQNAVFNLTAYNASFQTMQGVNVGFTSTSGSLNFSSAVTDATGTVSNLILTQGSQNTATVSATAHHIIPQGTRYIHKTRPNDQQKIVLATPVNTTVTTNASVTWVSSADLSISKTASSTSGNHGDVISFTITVTNHGLSGATNVAVTDHLPSGLTFNSASASQGSYNSNTGVWTVGSLANGASATLQMTTTVNLQSLNSNYFNLGPATGYNLFVLNDAFQPSSDTEGKVAVGHNAHFAGYSVGDKLTFAPGTEDVLVVGNDLTYISGAVYSGNVVYGHSTNLPINAVSINNGSLRQGSVVDFAAASSYLLNLSTSLSNYPANGNVTFQWGGLELNGTHPLLNVFNVDGAQLSQANNMAINVPNGSVVLINISGTSVSWRGGLTVTGTSISNVLYNFHQATSVTIQGIDIRGSILAPKADMNFVTGVINGQMICKNFTGQGQMNNTGFTGNIPVDANVMNIAEITHSDQYDPDSTPNNGINTEDDYASVTVHLFNYTGGSGGSGGSGGSSGSGTGNWTTQGQFMSNEFIWAITSDNNGNLLVGTIGGKIYRKNGSTFERINPTMTVGYVWSIAVDASGTIYAGTEQGLFKSTNGGTSWSLTSLTGKDVRAIKIDQSGNLYAGTWGFGVLKSADHGASFTSLNTGVLSTAIHALAIDASGNIYAGSFGGGIIKSTNGGAAWTDLNSGFPHIWALAISPNGNIYAGTYGAGVIRSTNNGNTWTSTPVGQAFIYGVTTDANNNVYAASWSNGIFGSSDNGSTWTNLGLSGLGAGSVFSTPSSNIVWAGTENGVLYSLDSPMSVKTTGATVPVEYNLSQNYPNPFNPSTIIRFAIPTESPVTIKVYSITGEMVATILNEVKTAGEYEVSFDAAALPTGVYIYKIDAGKFSSTKKMMLVK
- a CDS encoding alpha/beta hydrolase produces the protein MKKIFAIALTGLFLFTGCAGFKYTDAPALQFQDVDYSYPTKTVLENPSVAYADLGSGDNTLILIHGLASNAGFWRYVAPELAKKHRVIVVDLPGYGKSQKGDYPYTLSFYAETVKKLIETLKLKNVSLVGHSMGGQISMIFALKYPGLIKSIVLAAPAGFERFQYGEGEWLRNALTPKGVRLNPEDGIRRNLASNFYSWDDKWEWMVEERARNAKATEMKEFTYAVLKCVGAMLDEPTWNRLQNITVPTLIVYGKQDGLIPNPYLNPGFTEDIFKPGAAKIPNSKLVEIDQCGHMLIIEKASEVNKAILDFIK
- a CDS encoding alpha/beta hydrolase, with translation MEFENLNYKFEITKTEIEAGTVIAHTDMGDGEPVVFLHGLGSYIPAWNKNLDFLSKHFRCIAVDLPGYGKSSKILHPATMDYYASVIIELMKILGYDKFTVCGHSMGGVIALKLAIDHSDKINKMVLVAPGGAETYSDDEKLLIESYLNADKIISNNEQQIANNVKVNFQNFPLDAQFMIDDRTAIRNSSEFRLHATIIARSALGVINSDVPYRLDAIRTPALGIFGEHDKLIPNTFVHPWLTPKDIIETFRSRISNFTIKTYDETGHFIQFEQPEYFNRDVLEFILQ